One window of the Asticcacaulis sp. SL142 genome contains the following:
- a CDS encoding GumC family protein, which yields MQTAKTVDSRRVSKIQSHAFMQYDVSDIFALLRREIWLMLIVFAVIFGAGVFVALRMTQTYTAGASLLMKVGEDYAYVPRTGDPSRGTIATIDEVVQSEVEILNSNGLKRRVIEKLGYGAIIPDLPSAWVPRNEADKLEADKQAMKILYGGFETGTTPQINVVRLSFKHENPNTAALILNTMIDEYVSYRQQVFSDVTAPVLAEQKNAFDRRLHSADVAFENFLTQNGVGDFQAAKTTYAKLHETVLGQLYDAESRIAEGNARLSALNARVQRLAPEISLSRDLDLSIPSKLLALKAQREDLLARYQPSAPPVRDIEAQIAQYEQMMASGRGVGEREHRLGINPIYQDLLTEKLRLEAELASLGGRRAQLKAQVDHVNTKMQSLMGLEGEYNSLSAEREALQTNIRAFTNRIQDTEAAAEIAKVSEETVRVVDRAELPLTGKSLKKLVLIGSFLFAGFTALCAGLAMAYSRKGFVSARSASRMLDLPVLTTAGAKRA from the coding sequence ATGCAGACGGCTAAAACCGTCGATAGCCGCCGTGTGTCCAAAATCCAGTCCCACGCCTTTATGCAATATGATGTCAGCGATATTTTCGCCCTGCTGCGGCGGGAAATCTGGCTGATGCTGATTGTGTTTGCGGTTATTTTTGGGGCCGGGGTGTTTGTGGCCCTGCGCATGACTCAGACCTATACCGCAGGCGCGTCGCTGTTGATGAAGGTTGGCGAAGACTATGCCTATGTCCCGCGCACCGGCGATCCATCGCGCGGCACCATTGCGACCATTGACGAAGTGGTGCAGTCCGAGGTCGAAATCCTTAACTCCAACGGCCTTAAACGCCGGGTGATAGAAAAGCTGGGCTACGGCGCGATCATTCCTGACCTGCCGTCCGCTTGGGTGCCGCGTAACGAGGCCGATAAGCTTGAGGCCGATAAACAGGCGATGAAGATTCTGTACGGTGGCTTCGAGACCGGCACGACGCCGCAGATCAATGTGGTGCGCTTAAGCTTCAAACACGAAAACCCGAATACGGCGGCGCTGATCCTTAACACCATGATTGACGAATATGTCAGCTATCGCCAGCAGGTGTTTTCGGATGTGACCGCCCCCGTACTGGCCGAACAGAAAAACGCTTTTGACCGTAGGCTACACAGTGCCGATGTGGCGTTTGAAAACTTTCTGACCCAAAACGGTGTCGGTGATTTTCAGGCGGCTAAGACGACCTATGCCAAGCTGCATGAAACCGTGCTGGGCCAGCTTTATGACGCCGAGTCGCGCATCGCTGAGGGGAATGCGAGATTGTCGGCGCTGAATGCGCGGGTGCAGCGTCTGGCGCCGGAAATCAGTTTGTCGCGTGATCTTGATTTGTCCATTCCGTCAAAGCTTCTGGCGCTCAAGGCCCAGCGCGAGGACCTGCTGGCGCGCTATCAACCCTCGGCACCGCCGGTCAGGGATATCGAGGCCCAGATCGCCCAGTATGAGCAGATGATGGCCTCTGGCCGCGGGGTCGGTGAGCGCGAGCATCGGCTTGGGATCAACCCGATCTATCAGGACCTGCTGACCGAAAAGCTGCGGCTGGAGGCGGAACTGGCGTCGTTGGGTGGCAGGCGTGCGCAACTGAAGGCCCAGGTCGATCACGTCAACACCAAGATGCAGAGCCTGATGGGGCTGGAAGGCGAATATAACAGCCTGTCGGCTGAGCGCGAGGCCCTGCAAACCAATATCCGCGCCTTCACCAACCGCATTCAGGATACCGAAGCCGCCGCCGAGATCGCCAAGGTCTCCGAAGAAACCGTGCGCGTGGTCGATCGGGCTGAGCTGCCGTTGACGGGTAAGAGCCTGAAAAAACTGGTGCTAATCGGGTCGTTCCTGTTTGCTGGCTTTACCGCCCTGTGTGCGGGCCTGGCCATGGCCTATAGCCGCAAAGGATTTGTCAGTGCGCGCTCAGCCTCACGGATGCTCGACCTGCCGGTGCTGACCACGGCGGGCGCCAAAAGAGCGTAA
- a CDS encoding RcnB family protein translates to MKTRKTAAAFAFLMGVGFAADALAGSAIGPSERQQQEVRRNQNRQAPVTVAQRSDNRDDDRDNRREARPQQRQENRGQRAENRQSEPRPQIERPQGRPGTQPLRPQIPQAQRQDNRQDFRQERRDDRQDFRQERRDDRQDYRRDPTPSRPDYRHDRRDDRQDYRADRRDDRRDYARQQQWTRNHNWSSYRRPTYRNDRDWRDYQGVRRGYYYAPGYGYYRPPAQYYGHRWNRGQRLPSYYYSYRVYDPYYYDLPAAPYGYEYVYSGSDIILVALTTGIILDVFFDIF, encoded by the coding sequence ATGAAGACCCGCAAAACCGCCGCTGCGTTTGCCTTCCTCATGGGGGTAGGCTTTGCCGCCGACGCGCTGGCTGGCTCCGCCATCGGCCCGTCCGAGCGCCAGCAGCAGGAAGTGCGCCGCAATCAGAACCGTCAGGCACCGGTCACCGTCGCCCAACGCAGCGATAATCGTGACGATGATCGCGATAACCGCCGCGAGGCGCGTCCGCAACAGCGTCAGGAAAACCGCGGCCAACGCGCTGAAAACCGCCAGTCAGAGCCGCGCCCACAGATCGAGCGCCCGCAGGGCCGCCCCGGCACCCAGCCTTTGCGTCCGCAGATTCCGCAGGCGCAGCGACAAGATAATCGTCAGGATTTCAGGCAAGAGCGCCGCGATGACCGGCAGGACTTTCGTCAGGAACGTCGCGACGACCGTCAGGATTATCGCCGCGACCCGACCCCAAGCCGTCCCGACTATCGTCACGATCGTCGTGATGATCGTCAGGACTACCGCGCTGACCGCCGCGACGACCGCCGTGATTATGCCCGCCAGCAGCAGTGGACCCGTAACCACAACTGGTCGAGCTATCGCCGTCCCACCTATCGCAACGATCGTGACTGGCGCGACTATCAGGGCGTAAGACGTGGTTATTATTACGCACCGGGCTATGGCTACTACCGCCCGCCCGCCCAGTATTACGGCCACCGCTGGAACCGGGGTCAGCGTCTGCCGAGCTATTACTACAGCTACAGGGTCTATGATCCGTACTATTACGATCTGCCCGCCGCCCCTTATGGCTATGAATATGTCTATAGCGGCAGCGACATCATCCTGGTGGCTTTGACGACCGGCATTATTCTGGATGTGTTTTTCGACATATTCTGA
- a CDS encoding glycoside hydrolase family 3 C-terminal domain-containing protein, whose product MLAGSLQPAAAQNPLETQGYQDTSRPPEQRAADLVSRMTLEEKAAQLVNDAPAIPRLGVREYNWWNEGLHGVAAAGYATVFPQAIGMAATWDEPLIHKTADMVSIEFRAKYLESQHRFGGSDWFRGLTVWSPNINIFRDPRWGRGQETYGEDPYLSARMGVAYVKGLQGTDPTYYRTIATPKHYAVHSGPEVSRHRDNYIPSARDLEETYLPAFRATITEGKAASIMCAYNAINGQPACANEDLLIRHLRQDWKFNGFVVSDCDAVGDIYYKTSHHYKKTPEEGVAVALAVGTDLICGNAVEADHLTRAVKKGVMPESALDTALNRLFEARIRLGQFDPAARVFPGITARDYDTPANRDFAQEVAEKSMVLLKNDNLLPLKSAPRTIAVIGPNAATKAALIGNYNGEPSHPVTVLDGIRARYPDAKVVYAQGSGLIDPVLRAIPDNALCQDANCTQKGLKVTQFATPAMTGDPVSRSTSPSAALKWEGENRAGAIRFEGFITAPETGAYRLRYEANGGYRVFINDKLVVDAWGVDWRPSIATGAITLEAGSRNAVRVEAFQRQTSGDEKLVWALPSDTGASEAVTAAKSADLVIFVGGLTYEVEGEEMRVETPGFSGGDRTSLDLPPAQQKVLEQVHAAGKPVVLVLMNGSALSVNWADKHVPAIIEAWYPGGQGGTAIARLIAGDYSPAGRLPLTFYRSVDDLPPFLDYSLKGRTYRYFTGEALYPFGYGLSYTTFSYGPVKLSSKRIRGNQTLTATVNVTNSGKTDSDEVVQLYLSHPDQKGGPIRTLTRFERIHLKAGETKAVRFELDSRALSIVDDQGLRAVRPGKVDLWIGGGQPVGREGLTQAAGTSAAITITTSYPLEK is encoded by the coding sequence ATGCTGGCCGGATCGTTACAGCCTGCTGCCGCCCAGAACCCACTGGAAACTCAAGGCTATCAGGACACCTCGCGTCCCCCTGAACAGCGTGCCGCTGATCTGGTGTCGCGCATGACCCTGGAGGAAAAAGCCGCTCAACTGGTCAATGATGCGCCGGCGATCCCGCGGCTTGGAGTGCGCGAATATAACTGGTGGAACGAGGGGCTGCACGGCGTGGCCGCGGCAGGCTATGCCACCGTTTTCCCGCAAGCTATTGGTATGGCGGCGACCTGGGACGAGCCGCTGATCCATAAAACGGCCGATATGGTCAGTATTGAGTTCCGGGCCAAATATCTGGAAAGCCAGCACCGGTTCGGCGGTTCCGACTGGTTCCGCGGGCTGACCGTATGGTCGCCCAATATCAATATCTTTCGAGATCCGCGCTGGGGCCGGGGGCAGGAAACTTACGGCGAAGACCCGTACCTTTCGGCGCGCATGGGAGTGGCCTATGTCAAAGGGCTTCAGGGCACTGATCCGACCTATTACCGCACGATCGCCACGCCCAAGCACTATGCTGTCCACAGCGGCCCCGAAGTCAGTCGGCACAGGGATAACTATATCCCCTCCGCGCGCGACCTTGAGGAGACCTATCTGCCGGCCTTTCGGGCCACGATAACCGAGGGCAAGGCGGCATCGATCATGTGCGCCTATAATGCCATCAATGGCCAGCCGGCCTGCGCCAACGAAGATTTACTGATCAGGCATCTGCGTCAGGATTGGAAATTCAACGGGTTTGTAGTCTCTGATTGCGATGCGGTCGGCGACATCTACTATAAAACCTCTCACCACTATAAGAAAACGCCCGAAGAAGGTGTGGCGGTCGCTCTGGCGGTCGGCACCGATCTGATCTGCGGCAATGCGGTTGAGGCCGACCATCTGACCCGTGCCGTCAAAAAGGGGGTGATGCCCGAAAGCGCATTGGATACGGCGCTAAACCGTCTGTTTGAAGCCCGCATCCGTCTGGGGCAGTTCGATCCGGCCGCGCGTGTTTTCCCTGGCATCACTGCCCGCGACTATGACACCCCTGCCAATCGTGATTTTGCGCAAGAGGTGGCCGAAAAGTCGATGGTGCTGCTGAAGAACGATAATTTACTGCCGCTGAAATCCGCGCCACGCACCATTGCCGTCATTGGTCCGAATGCGGCGACCAAAGCGGCGCTTATAGGCAATTACAATGGTGAACCGTCTCATCCGGTGACGGTGCTGGACGGCATCCGCGCCCGCTATCCGGACGCCAAGGTGGTTTATGCCCAGGGCTCAGGCCTGATTGATCCGGTGCTGAGGGCGATCCCCGACAATGCCTTGTGTCAGGATGCCAATTGCACGCAAAAGGGTCTTAAGGTCACTCAATTCGCCACACCGGCCATGACCGGTGATCCGGTTAGTCGCAGCACATCCCCAAGTGCGGCCCTGAAATGGGAGGGCGAAAACCGTGCCGGGGCTATCCGCTTTGAAGGCTTTATCACCGCCCCTGAGACCGGCGCATACCGTTTGCGCTATGAGGCCAATGGCGGCTACCGCGTCTTTATCAATGATAAGCTGGTCGTCGATGCCTGGGGCGTCGATTGGCGGCCCTCTATCGCGACCGGCGCGATCACGCTTGAGGCCGGAAGCCGAAATGCCGTCCGTGTCGAGGCGTTTCAACGCCAGACATCGGGCGATGAAAAGCTGGTCTGGGCATTGCCATCGGATACGGGAGCGTCTGAAGCGGTGACGGCGGCAAAATCAGCCGATCTGGTTATCTTCGTCGGGGGCCTGACCTATGAGGTTGAGGGCGAGGAAATGCGCGTTGAAACGCCCGGTTTTTCCGGTGGTGACCGCACCAGCCTTGACCTGCCGCCAGCCCAGCAAAAGGTACTGGAGCAGGTTCATGCCGCCGGAAAGCCGGTCGTGCTGGTGCTGATGAACGGCAGCGCGTTGAGTGTGAACTGGGCCGATAAACATGTGCCGGCCATTATCGAGGCCTGGTATCCGGGCGGGCAGGGTGGGACGGCCATTGCGCGCCTGATCGCCGGGGACTACAGCCCCGCCGGTCGCCTGCCGCTGACCTTTTATCGCTCAGTTGACGATCTGCCACCGTTCCTTGACTACAGCCTGAAGGGCCGCACCTATCGTTATTTCACGGGTGAAGCGCTTTATCCCTTTGGCTATGGCCTGAGCTATACGACCTTCAGCTATGGGCCGGTGAAGCTGTCGTCCAAACGCATACGTGGCAACCAGACACTGACCGCCACAGTCAATGTCACCAATAGCGGCAAAACGGACAGTGATGAGGTTGTGCAGCTTTATCTTAGCCACCCGGATCAGAAGGGCGGCCCTATCCGCACCCTGACCCGCTTTGAGCGAATTCACCTTAAGGCCGGAGAGACTAAAGCGGTGCGCTTTGAATTGGACAGCCGGGCCTTATCGATCGTTGATGATCAGGGCCTTCGTGCGGTGCGTCCGGGCAAGGTCGATCTGTGGATCGGCGGCGGGCAACCCGTTGGCCGTGAGGGGCTGACCCAAGCGGCTGGAACCTCAGCCGCGATCACCATAACCACAAGTTACCCGTTAGAGAAGTAG
- the chrA gene encoding chromate efflux transporter has translation MTNVARLWETFSVSLRLGLTSFGGPIAHLGYFENTYVRRLNWLTPQTYGEIVALCQLLPGPASSQANFLIGWQRAGAWGAILSWIGFTLPSALLMYGLAVAAPHMNGPLAEPIFHALKLVAVCVVAQAVLSMGRKLCPDVQRLLIAIVCGLGVVMIGGVWAQVGAIAVAAIAGLILCRATEITATGLSLPISRRTGLIALGAFAIFMVGLPLVAGHDRLLGLIDIHYRAGALVFGGGHVVLPLLHEPMVAKGMISDADFLAGYGGAQAVPGPLFTLAAYLGAMSAPAGAAPLWALSALIALSLPGLLLAIAGAPLWTWIRSHSAAQTALMGINAGVVGILAAALYSPVGTSAILSPRDALIAVAGVFALERLKTPPLMVVGAIIAVYMASALLPF, from the coding sequence ATGACAAATGTCGCCCGCCTTTGGGAGACGTTTTCAGTGTCCCTGCGGCTGGGTTTGACCTCGTTCGGCGGGCCGATTGCCCATCTGGGTTATTTTGAAAATACCTATGTGCGCCGCCTGAACTGGCTGACGCCGCAGACTTATGGCGAGATTGTCGCCCTTTGTCAGTTACTCCCCGGCCCGGCCAGTTCTCAGGCCAACTTCCTGATCGGCTGGCAGCGGGCGGGTGCGTGGGGTGCGATCCTGTCGTGGATCGGTTTTACCCTGCCGTCGGCGCTGTTGATGTACGGGCTGGCCGTCGCCGCCCCACATATGAACGGCCCGCTGGCTGAGCCGATCTTTCACGCCCTCAAACTGGTGGCGGTATGCGTGGTCGCGCAAGCCGTGTTGAGCATGGGTCGTAAGCTGTGTCCCGATGTTCAACGCCTGCTGATCGCAATCGTGTGCGGGCTTGGCGTGGTTATGATCGGCGGTGTCTGGGCGCAGGTTGGCGCTATTGCTGTGGCGGCCATTGCGGGCCTTATCCTTTGCCGCGCAACTGAAATCACCGCCACGGGCCTTAGCCTGCCTATCAGCCGCAGAACCGGCCTGATAGCACTTGGCGCATTTGCCATCTTTATGGTGGGATTGCCGCTTGTGGCGGGCCATGACCGGCTGCTCGGCCTGATCGACATTCATTACCGCGCCGGAGCCTTGGTTTTCGGCGGCGGCCATGTGGTGCTGCCACTACTGCATGAGCCGATGGTGGCCAAGGGTATGATCAGCGATGCCGATTTTCTGGCCGGATATGGCGGGGCTCAGGCTGTGCCGGGGCCGCTGTTTACGCTGGCCGCCTATCTTGGGGCGATGTCTGCGCCTGCGGGCGCTGCCCCTCTATGGGCGTTGAGCGCGCTAATTGCCCTGTCCCTGCCCGGACTGCTGCTGGCCATAGCCGGTGCGCCGCTGTGGACATGGATCAGGTCTCATTCGGCCGCGCAAACCGCCCTGATGGGGATCAATGCGGGCGTGGTCGGCATACTGGCCGCCGCCCTCTATAGTCCCGTCGGAACCTCAGCCATCTTAAGCCCACGCGATGCGCTGATCGCGGTCGCGGGCGTCTTCGCCTTGGAACGGCTTAAGACTCCGCCCCTCATGGTCGTGGGCGCCATCATTGCTGTCTATATGGCGAGTGCGCTCTTGCCGTTTTAG
- a CDS encoding alpha/beta hydrolase has protein sequence MTHTLKHRLARLVRSSLAAGVAALACLAGSPALAQLDHTMTPIAIPAQPNAIELGTGPLPGATAPEAWHSQYGSVFARNVTVATLTPFLPDPTKATGAAVIVAPGGGFRTLSMNNEGWDVAQALADRGVAAFVLKYRLNQTPQDMPAFERSMAEMFSGTARRPPAPQDASVTLAPQIADARAAFALVRSRAKEWKVDSDRIGMVGFSAGAMLTMATTLYGQDAKPAHIANIYGPLAAVEVPAEAPPLFIALAADDPFFANAGYGLIDSWRTAKRPVEFHLYEQGGHGFGMYPKDTTSTGWFDAYVRWLAMHGYLKPKP, from the coding sequence ATGACTCATACCCTTAAACACCGCCTGGCCCGTTTGGTCCGAAGCAGTCTGGCTGCCGGTGTGGCCGCTCTGGCCTGTTTGGCCGGGTCACCCGCATTGGCGCAACTGGATCACACCATGACGCCGATTGCGATCCCGGCGCAACCCAACGCCATTGAGCTGGGCACGGGTCCTCTGCCGGGAGCGACCGCACCCGAAGCCTGGCACAGCCAGTACGGCAGCGTCTTTGCGCGCAATGTGACCGTAGCCACCTTGACGCCGTTCCTGCCTGATCCTACCAAGGCGACCGGTGCGGCGGTCATTGTGGCCCCCGGTGGCGGGTTTCGCACCCTGTCGATGAATAATGAAGGTTGGGACGTGGCGCAGGCCTTGGCTGACCGGGGTGTGGCGGCGTTCGTGCTGAAGTACCGCCTCAATCAGACGCCGCAGGATATGCCGGCGTTTGAACGCTCAATGGCCGAAATGTTCTCAGGTACCGCCCGCCGTCCGCCAGCCCCGCAGGATGCTTCGGTGACCCTAGCCCCTCAGATTGCCGATGCGCGCGCGGCGTTTGCGCTGGTGCGGTCGCGAGCGAAAGAGTGGAAAGTGGATTCTGACCGCATTGGCATGGTGGGTTTCTCGGCGGGGGCTATGCTGACCATGGCCACGACGCTTTACGGCCAGGACGCCAAACCGGCCCACATCGCCAATATCTACGGTCCGCTGGCAGCCGTTGAGGTTCCGGCAGAGGCACCGCCGCTTTTTATCGCCCTGGCGGCGGATGATCCCTTTTTCGCCAATGCTGGCTATGGGCTGATCGATAGCTGGCGCACCGCCAAGCGCCCGGTCGAGTTCCATCTTTATGAACAGGGTGGCCATGGCTTTGGCATGTACCCCAAAGACACCACCAGCACCGGATGGTTCGACGCTTACGTGCGCTGGCTGGCCATGCACGGTTACCTTAAGCCAAAACCGTAA
- a CDS encoding transcriptional regulator, producing MVDLTREMAELMQGLNRAMGKPSATMGRAILFVSAYDGEGVSTVAREFARTEAAFAKRPVWLVDADLKAQGQLVAMGTEPKRFGPAGPLCAATPDGSAFFAITPPARDRDGHMVPDAKFLVARPFFDGKLWVTRFREQNLTRGQTVKLFPQTTYWQALRQHAQTIVVDVPSIERSDAALKLAPLMDAVVMVVSEPDGDLSARLALKADIEAAGGQFAGMVYNRAREVKRA from the coding sequence ATGGTCGATCTGACGCGTGAAATGGCGGAACTGATGCAGGGCCTTAATCGGGCGATGGGTAAGCCATCGGCCACGATGGGACGAGCGATCCTGTTTGTGTCGGCCTATGACGGTGAAGGCGTATCGACCGTGGCGCGTGAATTTGCCCGCACCGAAGCCGCCTTTGCCAAGCGTCCGGTCTGGCTGGTCGATGCCGACCTCAAGGCGCAGGGCCAGTTGGTGGCGATGGGGACAGAGCCCAAACGCTTTGGTCCGGCAGGGCCGCTATGTGCGGCTACCCCGGATGGTTCGGCCTTTTTCGCCATTACCCCGCCCGCCCGCGACCGTGATGGCCATATGGTGCCGGATGCGAAGTTTTTGGTGGCCCGTCCGTTCTTTGACGGCAAGCTGTGGGTGACGCGCTTTCGGGAGCAAAACCTCACACGCGGCCAAACCGTCAAGCTGTTCCCGCAGACGACCTACTGGCAGGCTTTGCGCCAGCACGCCCAGACGATTGTTGTCGATGTGCCGTCGATTGAGCGATCCGACGCAGCCCTTAAGCTGGCGCCATTAATGGACGCGGTGGTGATGGTGGTGTCGGAACCTGATGGCGACCTGTCGGCGCGGCTGGCGCTCAAGGCCGATATCGAAGCCGCGGGCGGGCAATTCGCGGGCATGGTCTATAACCGCGCCCGTGAGGTGAAACGCGCTTAA
- a CDS encoding polysaccharide biosynthesis/export family protein: protein MLLRRHILKGALTLLAATPALNACATGPASNRSQTQPLAEPIAFADWQDSDAGYAFYPTDKLDIQVPSAPELNRQATVGQDGRISLPMAGQVMAAHKSVPQLEADIAKAYAPYLRNTTVNVLPTDTPMRVIVGGEVKGGGWIDMSGDMDALQAVMAAGGFTPAARRKEVVIIRRGPSGQAMRRIINLQNVIDGRGGELFAIRRNDIIFVPRSNIAEAGIWVQQHVNDLIPSGIMTYLLYNSN from the coding sequence ATGCTTTTACGTCGGCACATCCTCAAAGGCGCGTTAACCCTGCTGGCTGCGACACCGGCCCTGAACGCTTGTGCTACCGGCCCAGCCAGTAACCGCAGCCAAACGCAACCGCTGGCCGAACCCATCGCCTTTGCGGACTGGCAGGACAGCGATGCTGGTTATGCGTTTTACCCGACCGATAAGCTGGATATTCAGGTGCCCTCCGCCCCTGAATTAAACCGCCAAGCCACGGTCGGTCAGGATGGCCGCATTTCACTCCCTATGGCCGGTCAGGTCATGGCCGCCCACAAATCCGTGCCGCAGCTAGAGGCCGATATCGCCAAAGCCTATGCGCCGTATCTGCGCAACACTACCGTCAATGTGCTGCCGACCGATACCCCGATGCGGGTGATTGTCGGCGGTGAAGTCAAGGGTGGCGGCTGGATTGATATGTCCGGCGATATGGATGCGCTTCAGGCGGTGATGGCCGCCGGTGGCTTCACGCCCGCGGCGCGCCGCAAAGAGGTCGTCATCATCCGTCGCGGCCCCAGCGGGCAAGCCATGCGCCGGATCATCAACCTGCAAAACGTCATCGATGGGCGTGGAGGTGAGTTATTTGCCATTCGCCGCAACGACATCATCTTTGTGCCGCGCTCCAACATTGCCGAAGCCGGTATATGGGTGCAGCAGCACGTCAATGACCTGATCCCGTCGGGGATCATGACCTATCTGCTGTATAATTCTAACTGA
- a CDS encoding SapC family protein, which translates to MSDTVTNPSGLPLFYQKPQPLASGIHGALRIKDGDYGFAADTACIPLMLSEFAFAARDYPVLFAVQTLAPVALMGLKNQNLFVSDGAWDEDAYIPAYARRYPFSTLRLEEDKGFAMVIDIASPRVSDNADEGIALFEGDEPSAYTKQVLAFCEQFHADALMTEAFSAALKAQDLLIERRADVVLPNGEKLGVNGFLVIDPERFSALDEKLVMEWHRKGWLGLIHFHLASLERFQNLLKRQSRRPNSPDTQDKAA; encoded by the coding sequence ATGTCTGATACTGTCACCAATCCGTCGGGTCTGCCTCTGTTTTACCAAAAGCCGCAACCGCTGGCGTCCGGCATACACGGGGCGTTGCGCATCAAGGACGGCGACTATGGCTTTGCCGCCGATACCGCCTGTATTCCTTTGATGCTCAGCGAATTTGCCTTTGCCGCGCGCGATTATCCGGTTCTGTTTGCGGTGCAGACCCTGGCACCGGTCGCCCTGATGGGACTGAAAAACCAAAACCTGTTCGTAAGCGACGGGGCCTGGGACGAAGACGCCTATATTCCGGCCTATGCCCGCAGGTATCCGTTCAGCACCCTTCGCCTTGAAGAGGACAAGGGCTTTGCCATGGTCATCGACATCGCCAGCCCACGGGTTAGCGATAATGCCGACGAAGGCATAGCCCTGTTTGAAGGTGATGAACCGTCGGCTTACACCAAACAGGTTCTGGCTTTTTGTGAGCAATTTCACGCCGATGCCCTGATGACCGAGGCCTTTAGTGCGGCCCTGAAAGCGCAGGATCTCCTGATTGAGCGCCGCGCCGATGTTGTGCTGCCCAATGGCGAAAAGCTGGGCGTCAATGGCTTTCTGGTTATTGATCCTGAACGCTTCTCAGCCTTGGACGAAAAGCTTGTCATGGAATGGCATCGTAAAGGCTGGCTGGGTCTGATTCACTTCCATCTGGCCTCGCTGGAGCGCTTTCAGAATCTTCTGAAGCGTCAGTCACGACGCCCGAATTCACCTGATACACAAGACAAAGCCGCTTAA
- a CDS encoding sel1 repeat family protein: protein MAPLPLPTPDMGSDDLMRLGMMYSTGSGGAPVDLVSAHMMFNLAAMRGSLEASVYRRELSKEMEREDVAEAQRCARQWLDQGRIGLVA from the coding sequence ATGGCTCCACTGCCTCTGCCGACCCCGGATATGGGGTCTGACGACCTGATGCGCCTGGGCATGATGTATTCCACCGGCTCCGGCGGTGCGCCGGTTGATCTGGTGTCGGCGCACATGATGTTTAATCTGGCGGCCATGCGCGGCAGCCTGGAGGCCAGCGTCTATCGCCGTGAACTGTCAAAAGAGATGGAACGCGAAGATGTGGCCGAAGCTCAGCGCTGCGCCCGTCAGTGGCTGGATCAGGGCCGTATTGGTCTGGTGGCCTAA
- a CDS encoding SMR family transporter, translated as MNLQLVAPILLSVALSSGSQIILKKGMVDPAMQSSLQSGNMLTIALAIISSPLVIGGLFCFGLSAIVWLFVLSKVPLSSAYPFVALGIVVTVAAGMTMFGETISVAKAIGVGFIVLGILCVAAPATA; from the coding sequence TTGAACCTGCAACTTGTCGCCCCCATCCTGCTGAGCGTGGCCCTGTCCTCCGGCTCCCAGATCATCCTGAAAAAAGGCATGGTCGATCCGGCCATGCAATCCAGCCTGCAAAGCGGCAATATGTTGACGATTGCGCTGGCGATCATCTCCTCGCCGCTGGTAATCGGGGGCCTGTTCTGCTTTGGCCTCAGCGCCATTGTATGGTTATTTGTGCTGTCCAAAGTGCCGCTGTCGTCGGCCTATCCGTTCGTGGCCCTCGGTATCGTCGTCACGGTGGCGGCAGGCATGACCATGTTTGGCGAAACCATCAGCGTCGCCAAAGCGATAGGTGTCGGCTTTATCGTGCTGGGGATACTATGCGTGGCGGCCCCCGCAACCGCTTAA
- a CDS encoding OmpH family outer membrane protein, with protein sequence MTFRIHSLIAVSFLAALAGLPAHAQTPAAPQTGLGGPVIAGVCLMSREAVLVNSKAGVAATARLQQLTTEAQTEIVNLRKPVELEAEALRKEQAKLSAEQLATRQKALGQKLQTVQIQAEHRGREIEATRQKVLDKISTEAQPVIASVYKAKGCGLLVDRNSVLGGNLTNDITASVVAALDTKLSTVTFNREVLPVSQ encoded by the coding sequence ATGACCTTTCGTATCCATAGCCTGATCGCGGTGTCGTTTCTGGCAGCTCTGGCTGGCTTGCCTGCTCACGCCCAAACGCCCGCCGCGCCACAGACAGGGCTTGGCGGCCCCGTTATTGCCGGGGTTTGCCTGATGTCGCGTGAAGCGGTGCTGGTCAATTCCAAGGCCGGGGTTGCGGCCACAGCCCGCTTGCAGCAATTGACCACCGAAGCGCAGACTGAAATCGTGAACTTACGGAAGCCGGTTGAGCTTGAGGCCGAAGCCCTGCGCAAAGAGCAGGCAAAGCTTTCGGCCGAGCAACTGGCCACCCGGCAAAAGGCTTTGGGTCAAAAACTTCAGACCGTTCAAATCCAGGCGGAGCATCGCGGGCGTGAGATAGAGGCCACCCGTCAGAAAGTCCTTGATAAGATCAGTACCGAAGCCCAACCGGTTATCGCTTCGGTTTATAAGGCCAAGGGCTGTGGGCTTCTGGTGGATCGCAATAGCGTGCTGGGTGGCAACCTCACCAATGACATCACCGCCAGCGTCGTGGCGGCCCTGGATACCAAGTTGAGCACCGTGACCTTCAACCGCGAAGTTCTGCCGGTATCGCAGTAA